Proteins co-encoded in one Arachis hypogaea cultivar Tifrunner chromosome 13, arahy.Tifrunner.gnm2.J5K5, whole genome shotgun sequence genomic window:
- the LOC140177561 gene encoding uncharacterized protein, with protein MSFPNLVDSIEPPDTVFFDELNFNKTKLASISVDFVFHLKRVMYDTIFNAVSRGIGGFFFVYGYGGIGKTFLWNALSASIRSKGHIVLNLASSGIAVLLLPNGRTAHSRFKDEVPMLNKFCFEALDKCLKDVLHFDHGYNPDALFGRKVVVLGGDFRQIFSVIPRGSREDIVYACINASYLWQSC; from the exons ATGTCGTTTCCGAATTTGGtggattccattgaacctccagACACAGTCTTCTTTGATGAGCTCAATTTCAATAAGACTAAGTTGGCAAGTATTTCTGtcgattttgttttccacttgaAGCGTGTCATGTACGACACAATATTCAATGCAGTCAGTCGTGGCATAGGTggttttttctttgtttatggATATGGTGGAATTGGGAAGACTTTTCTATGGAATGCGCTTTCCGCTTCAATAAGGTCAAAAGGTCATATTGTTCTAAATTTGGCATCTAGTGGCATTGCAGTGCTATTGTTGCCTAATGGGCGAACTGCTCATTCACGGTTTAAG GATGAGGTACCTATGCTAAACAAATTTTGCTTTGAAGCACTCGACAAGTGCCTTAAAGATGTTCTTCATTTTGATCATGGATATAATCCTGATGCTCTATTTGGTAGAAAAGTTGTTGTTCTGGGAGGTGATTTTCGTCAAATATTTTCTGTGATTCCTCGTGGTTCCCGGGAGGATATTGTTTATGCGTGTATTAATGCTTCGTACCTGTGGCAATCTTGCTAG
- the LOC140177562 gene encoding uncharacterized protein, with the protein MRLGHGLQDIHNVQLEEFAEWLLQIGDRLFGDSTDGKSVSRIPNNLLLDIESPGFHDLVLFVYPDILLRTSSVDYFKDRSILAPTLDVVTKVNNHVMSLIPGNERIYLSFDTLLNEDGHLESELYTMSTESLNALNCSVIPQHRLVLKIGVPVMLLCNIDQSNGLCNSTRMQVRRLGDHVIECVILAGRNIGEVVFIPKMNMVPNNETLPIRFT; encoded by the coding sequence ATGAGGCTAGGTCATGGTCTGCAAGATATCCACAATGTACAGTTAGAGGAATTTGCTGAGTGGCTGCTTCAAATAGGTGACAGGTTATTCGGAGACAGTACTGATGGCAAATCGGTGAGTAGAATACCAAACAACTTGCTATTGGATATTGAGTCTCCGGGTTTCCACGATTTGGTGTTGTTTGTGTATCCCGATATTTTACTACGTACTTCTAGCGTGGATTATTTTAAGGACAGGAGTATATTGGCACCAACACTTGATGTTGTTACTAAAGTTAATAATCATGTGATGTCTTTGATCCCTGGCAATGAAAGGATTTACCTGAGCTTTGACACACTGCTTAATGAAGATGGTCACTTAGAATCTGAATTATACACAATGAGCACAGAGTCGTTGAATGCGTTGAATTGTTCTGTAATTCCTCAACACAGGTTAGTTCTTAAAATTGGTGTTCCTGTCATGCTTCTTTGCAATATTGACCAATCTAATGGACTATGCAACAGTACGCGAATGCAAGTTAGGCGACTTGGTGATCATGTCATTGAGTGCGTCATATTAGCAGGTCGTAATATTGGTGAAGTTGTCTTTATTCCCAAGATGAATATGGTCCCTAATAATGAAACATTACCGATTAGGTTTACCTAG